One Saccharopolyspora erythraea NRRL 2338 genomic region harbors:
- a CDS encoding DoxX family protein codes for MAPLVALVLVTLLLLAAGAAGVRPLRRWPVAVRGGLAAMFVLTGGAHFIGMREQLISMVPPGLPAPGLLVTVTGVLELLGAAGLLWHRTAPWAAAGLSVLLVVMFPANVHAAVAGILPGAEDQLLPRTAMQVVFLAATLSVVVHHLRARRRPVSGRAAAA; via the coding sequence ATGGCTCCCCTGGTCGCCCTGGTCCTTGTCACGTTGTTGCTGCTGGCGGCGGGAGCCGCCGGCGTGCGCCCGCTGAGGCGCTGGCCGGTCGCGGTGCGCGGCGGACTCGCCGCGATGTTCGTGCTGACCGGCGGCGCGCACTTCATCGGCATGCGCGAGCAGCTGATCAGCATGGTCCCGCCCGGCCTGCCCGCGCCGGGACTGCTCGTCACCGTCACCGGGGTCCTCGAACTGCTGGGCGCCGCCGGGTTGCTGTGGCACCGCACCGCGCCGTGGGCGGCGGCCGGGCTGAGCGTCCTGCTCGTCGTGATGTTCCCGGCCAACGTCCACGCCGCTGTCGCGGGAATCCTGCCCGGCGCGGAGGACCAACTGCTCCCGCGCACCGCGATGCAGGTCGTCTTCCTCGCGGCCACCCTGTCCGTCGTGGTGCACCACCTGCGAGCCCGGCGTCGCCCGGTCTCCGG